One Devosia lacusdianchii genomic window carries:
- the cysW gene encoding sulfate ABC transporter permease subunit CysW has product MTTKLARSPSEIALIALAFILSGLMLVVPLAVIFAFALREGVGTYLANIAEPTTLHAIGLTVLTALIVVPINVVVGVCIAWLVGRFRFRGRQLLITIIELPAAVSPIVAGTVYLFLYGGQGLLGPALQAANIQLMFTVTAIILVSLFVTAPFVARELIPLMQQQGTEDEEAALSLGANGWQMFWHVTLPNIRWAIIYGAILTNARVMGEFGAVSVVSGSIRGQTNTLPLQISQLFNDFNVTGSFAAASTLALMAVLTLVLKSALEARAGWR; this is encoded by the coding sequence ATGACCACAAAGCTCGCTCGCTCCCCGTCCGAAATCGCCCTCATCGCCCTGGCCTTCATCCTCTCCGGCCTGATGCTGGTCGTGCCGCTTGCGGTCATCTTCGCCTTCGCCCTGCGCGAGGGTGTGGGCACCTATCTCGCCAACATCGCCGAGCCCACGACCCTCCACGCCATCGGCCTCACCGTGCTCACCGCGCTGATCGTCGTGCCGATCAATGTCGTGGTCGGCGTCTGCATTGCCTGGCTGGTCGGCCGCTTCCGCTTCCGCGGCCGGCAATTGCTGATCACCATTATCGAACTCCCGGCCGCCGTCAGCCCCATCGTCGCCGGCACGGTCTATCTGTTCCTCTATGGCGGTCAGGGCCTGCTCGGGCCCGCGCTGCAGGCCGCCAACATCCAGCTCATGTTCACGGTCACCGCGATCATCCTGGTCAGCCTCTTCGTAACCGCCCCGTTCGTGGCGCGCGAACTGATCCCGCTGATGCAGCAGCAAGGCACTGAAGACGAGGAGGCGGCCCTGTCGCTCGGCGCCAATGGCTGGCAAATGTTCTGGCACGTGACCCTGCCCAATATCCGATGGGCCATCATCTATGGCGCCATCCTGACCAATGCGCGCGTCATGGGCGAATTCGGCGCCGTCTCGGTGGTCTCCGGCTCGATCCGCGGCCAGACCAACACCCTGCCGCTCCAGATCAGCCAGCTCTTCAACGACTTCAACGTCACCGGCTCCTTCGCCGCCGCCTCGACGCTGGCGCTGATGGCCGTTCTGACGCTGGTGCTGAAATCAGCCCTCGAGGCCAGGGCCGGCTGGCGCTAG
- a CDS encoding phytanoyl-CoA dioxygenase family protein, with protein MQPTTKRDSHPTTQVVTTQLKDIVKKLPLRVLSPEDWEHWVTKGYVIVRGAVPQENVERLKALLWEFDEKDPGDQTTWYAPQRRDHIMKELNGTGMVEIYNHQLLWDNRMEQRVYDAFVDIWDMEELWTSIDRANLNVPKKVHGNPNGFIHWDSDTSLDPLPIGVQGVLSLVKQDGDVGGFQCIPELFYDFDNWVKTQPDDRDPMHPDTTGLKITNIEMEAGDLMIFNTLLAHGVRPNHSKDRVRMAQYISMFPADEGNIAERTERVRLWRELDHPRRDAFPGDPREWEKKNAETAKLTPLGEKLLGLKSWH; from the coding sequence ATGCAGCCGACCACCAAACGCGACAGCCATCCGACCACGCAGGTGGTGACCACTCAGCTCAAGGATATCGTCAAGAAGCTACCGCTGCGGGTGCTGAGCCCGGAAGACTGGGAGCATTGGGTGACCAAGGGCTATGTGATTGTTCGCGGTGCGGTGCCGCAGGAAAATGTCGAGCGGCTCAAGGCTTTGCTCTGGGAGTTTGATGAAAAGGATCCGGGCGACCAGACGACGTGGTACGCGCCGCAGCGGCGCGATCACATCATGAAGGAGCTCAACGGCACTGGCATGGTGGAGATCTATAACCACCAGTTGCTGTGGGATAACCGCATGGAGCAGCGCGTCTATGACGCATTCGTCGATATTTGGGACATGGAGGAGCTGTGGACCAGCATCGACCGCGCCAACCTCAACGTGCCCAAGAAGGTGCATGGCAACCCGAACGGGTTCATCCACTGGGACAGCGACACGTCGCTCGATCCGCTGCCGATTGGCGTGCAGGGGGTGTTAAGCCTGGTCAAGCAGGATGGCGATGTCGGCGGCTTCCAGTGCATTCCGGAGCTGTTCTATGACTTCGACAATTGGGTGAAGACGCAGCCCGATGATCGTGACCCGATGCACCCGGACACTACCGGGCTCAAGATCACCAATATCGAGATGGAGGCGGGCGATCTGATGATCTTCAATACGCTGCTGGCGCATGGGGTGCGGCCGAACCACTCCAAGGACCGGGTGCGGATGGCACAGTACATTTCGATGTTCCCGGCCGATGAGGGCAATATCGCCGAGCGCACCGAGCGGGTGCGGCTGTGGCGGGAGCTCGATCATCCGCGGCGCGACGCTTTTCCGGGCGACCCGCGCGAGTGGGAGAAGAAGAATGCCGAGACGGCAAAGCTGACGCCGCTGGGTGAGAAGCTGCTGGGGCTCAAGAGCTGGCATTAG
- a CDS encoding phosphotriesterase family protein: protein MKQLFTTLGPRSKDQLGIILPHEHVFVDLRTPDQPGYAEADEADVVALMAPQIEAIKAQGVTALVECSTGGVGRRADMDLAVSLATNFPIVVPTGNYREPWIPEWVGRASEGELEAWMLRELNEGMDDTGVQAGWIKLSAGDDGITRLEERILRAAARAARATGAVIGSHTIKGRVVMDQLDIIEGEGYTASRFISIHTQAEPDFEMHKAVAARGAWIEYDNIGWVPDEETLPRILRALAAGLGGQLLLSHDMGWFDPAQPGGGTPRPYTTLFGSIVPKLREAGVEEAMIVRLTEENPFEAFAR from the coding sequence ATGAAGCAGCTTTTCACCACGCTCGGGCCGCGCAGCAAGGATCAGCTCGGCATTATCCTGCCGCACGAGCATGTGTTCGTCGACCTGCGGACGCCTGATCAGCCAGGATATGCCGAAGCGGATGAGGCCGATGTGGTGGCGCTGATGGCGCCGCAAATCGAGGCGATCAAAGCGCAGGGTGTGACGGCCTTGGTCGAGTGCTCGACCGGTGGCGTGGGCCGTCGGGCGGACATGGACCTGGCGGTATCGCTGGCAACGAACTTCCCGATCGTGGTGCCGACGGGGAATTATCGCGAGCCCTGGATTCCGGAATGGGTCGGCAGAGCCAGCGAGGGCGAGCTAGAGGCCTGGATGCTCCGCGAGCTCAACGAGGGGATGGACGATACCGGCGTGCAGGCCGGATGGATCAAGCTCAGCGCCGGTGACGACGGGATTACCCGCCTGGAGGAGCGCATTTTGCGGGCAGCGGCACGGGCGGCCAGGGCGACGGGGGCGGTGATCGGCTCGCATACGATCAAGGGGCGGGTGGTGATGGACCAGCTCGATATCATCGAAGGCGAGGGCTATACGGCCAGCCGGTTTATCTCGATCCATACGCAGGCGGAGCCGGATTTCGAGATGCATAAGGCGGTGGCGGCGCGCGGGGCGTGGATCGAGTACGATAATATCGGTTGGGTGCCGGACGAAGAGACGCTGCCGCGCATCCTGCGGGCGCTGGCGGCGGGTCTCGGCGGGCAGTTGCTGCTGAGCCACGATATGGGCTGGTTCGATCCGGCGCAGCCTGGTGGCGGCACGCCACGGCCGTATACAACGCTGTTTGGCAGCATCGTGCCCAAGCTGCGGGAGGCTGGGGTGGAGGAGGCGATGATCGTGCGGCTGACGGAGGAAAATCCGTTCGAGGCGTTTGCGCGGTAG
- the rimO gene encoding 30S ribosomal protein S12 methylthiotransferase RimO codes for MSQAPKIGLVSLGCPKALVDSERIMSTLRSQGYSFSRDYAGADIVLVNTCGFLDSAKQESLEAIGEALNENGRVIVTGCLGVEEELIRKTHPSVLAISGPHQYENVVSAVHEHLPPVPNKFVDLVPETGLKLTPRHYAYLKISEGCNNRCSFCIIPQIRGDLASRPAAGVLGEAEGLIRSGVKELLVISQDTSAYGVDIKYAESNYRGRPVKAKFYDLAKELGQLGAWVRLHYVYPYPHVDAVMELMADGLVLPYLDIPFQHASPKVLKAMRRPAHQEKTLNRILDWKRQVPDLTVRSNFIVGFPGETEEDFEMMLDFIEEAEIDRAGCFKYEPVTGAPANELEGIVPDDVMQDRFERLMEVAQNVSTGQLAKKVGRTIQVLVDDVQPEANKAIARSKWDAPEIDGQVIISNADGIKPGDMLDVVVTDSDEYDLFAEPAKALN; via the coding sequence ATGAGCCAAGCGCCAAAAATTGGCCTCGTCAGCCTCGGCTGCCCCAAAGCCCTCGTCGATAGCGAACGCATCATGTCGACGCTCCGGTCGCAGGGCTATTCGTTCAGCCGCGACTATGCCGGCGCCGATATCGTCCTCGTCAACACCTGCGGTTTCCTCGATTCTGCCAAGCAGGAATCGCTCGAAGCCATCGGCGAAGCCCTCAACGAGAACGGCCGGGTCATCGTCACCGGTTGCCTGGGCGTCGAAGAAGAACTGATCCGCAAGACCCATCCTTCCGTGCTCGCCATTTCCGGCCCGCATCAATACGAGAACGTCGTCAGCGCCGTTCACGAGCATCTGCCGCCGGTGCCGAACAAGTTCGTCGATCTCGTGCCCGAGACCGGCCTCAAGCTGACGCCGCGCCACTATGCCTATCTGAAGATTTCCGAAGGCTGCAACAATCGCTGCTCCTTCTGCATCATCCCCCAGATCCGCGGCGATCTCGCCTCCCGCCCCGCCGCGGGCGTCCTCGGCGAAGCCGAAGGCCTGATCCGCTCCGGCGTCAAGGAGCTGCTGGTCATCAGCCAGGACACGTCGGCCTATGGCGTCGACATCAAATATGCCGAGAGCAATTATCGCGGACGGCCGGTCAAGGCGAAGTTCTACGATCTCGCCAAGGAACTGGGCCAGCTCGGCGCCTGGGTGCGCCTGCACTATGTCTACCCCTACCCGCATGTCGACGCGGTGATGGAGCTGATGGCCGATGGCCTGGTGCTGCCCTACCTCGACATCCCCTTCCAGCACGCCTCCCCGAAGGTGCTGAAGGCCATGCGCCGCCCGGCCCATCAGGAAAAGACCCTGAATCGAATTCTCGACTGGAAGCGCCAAGTCCCTGATCTGACTGTACGATCCAACTTCATCGTCGGCTTCCCCGGCGAGACCGAGGAAGATTTCGAGATGATGCTCGACTTCATCGAGGAAGCCGAGATCGATCGCGCCGGCTGCTTCAAATACGAGCCCGTCACTGGCGCCCCGGCCAATGAGTTGGAAGGCATCGTCCCTGATGACGTCATGCAGGACCGCTTCGAGCGCCTGATGGAAGTCGCCCAGAACGTCTCCACCGGCCAACTCGCCAAGAAGGTCGGCCGCACCATTCAGGTCCTGGTCGACGACGTCCAGCCCGAAGCCAACAAGGCCATCGCCCGCTCCAAGTGGGACGCGCCCGAGATCGACGGCCAGGTCATCATCAGCAACGCCGATGGCATCAAGCCCGGCGACATGCTCGACGTCGTCGTCACCGACAGCGACGAATACGACCTGTTTGCCGAGCCCGCGAAGGCGCTGAACTAA
- the cysT gene encoding sulfate ABC transporter permease subunit CysT, with product MASKRSKHLLPGFGLTLGISMLYLTVIIALPLLAMLLKVAGMGWEEFWRIVASNRSLAAYRITFTSALAATAFNGAFGLLLAWVLTRYSFPGKRILDALVDLPFALPTAVAGLVLVTLFAKTGWYGQFLEPNGLKVNYTQIGIIIAMTFTSIPFVVRAVQPVLEDIQIDLEEAARTLGATRWQIFARVIWPTILPAFMAGCVLSFARSLGEFGAVVFIAGNLPGLTEIVSLLIFIRLDEYNYEGAAALAFVLLLAAFITLAITNALQAWQVRYADRSR from the coding sequence ATGGCATCGAAACGCAGCAAGCATCTGTTGCCCGGCTTCGGGCTGACGCTTGGCATCTCCATGCTCTATCTGACGGTGATCATCGCCCTGCCCTTGCTGGCCATGCTGCTCAAGGTCGCCGGCATGGGTTGGGAGGAATTCTGGCGAATCGTCGCCTCCAACCGCTCCCTCGCAGCCTATCGCATCACCTTCACCTCGGCGCTGGCGGCCACCGCCTTCAACGGCGCCTTCGGCCTGCTGCTGGCCTGGGTGCTGACGCGCTACAGTTTTCCCGGCAAGCGCATCCTCGACGCCCTGGTCGACCTGCCCTTCGCGCTGCCCACCGCCGTGGCTGGCCTGGTGCTCGTCACCCTGTTCGCCAAGACCGGCTGGTATGGCCAGTTCCTCGAGCCTAACGGGCTAAAGGTCAACTACACCCAGATTGGCATCATTATCGCCATGACCTTCACCTCGATCCCCTTCGTCGTGCGGGCCGTTCAGCCCGTGCTCGAAGACATCCAGATCGATCTGGAGGAAGCCGCGCGTACCCTCGGCGCCACCCGCTGGCAGATTTTCGCCCGCGTCATCTGGCCCACCATCCTCCCCGCCTTCATGGCTGGCTGCGTGCTGTCTTTCGCCCGTTCACTGGGTGAGTTCGGCGCCGTCGTCTTCATCGCCGGCAACCTGCCCGGTCTGACCGAGATCGTGTCGCTACTGATCTTCATCCGCCTCGACGAATACAATTACGAAGGCGCCGCCGCCCTCGCCTTCGTCCTGCTCCTCGCCGCCTTCATCACCCTGGCCATCACCAACGCACTGCAAGCCTGGCAAGTGCGCTACGCGGATCGGAGCCGGTGA
- a CDS encoding sulfate ABC transporter substrate-binding protein, whose product MNKLLAAAVAALALGGTPAFAQPTDILNASYDIARELFEAENAAYAASGATVTINQSHAGSSAQARAVLEGLAADVVTFNQVTDIDKLVEGGFVAADWSTQFPNNAAPFYSFPAFLVRSGNPKGISDWGDLAADGVQVIFPNPKTSGNGRYTYLAARAWATEEYAGDEAKIEEFLTKLFSNVPVFETGGRAATTAFTERELGDVLVTFEAEVLSVRKQLGADKYDAVIPSVSFLSEFPVAIVDKVVDSRGSRDLAKAYLDFLFTPEGQEVAAANFHRPQDAAVLAAHAADFPEVRLVTVEDAYGGWKKASEEHFADGGLLDKVFLNQ is encoded by the coding sequence ATGAACAAGCTCCTCGCCGCCGCCGTTGCGGCCCTCGCCCTCGGCGGCACCCCGGCCTTCGCCCAGCCGACCGATATCCTCAACGCCTCCTATGACATTGCCCGTGAGCTGTTCGAAGCCGAGAACGCGGCCTATGCCGCGTCAGGCGCGACGGTGACCATCAACCAGTCCCATGCCGGCTCGTCCGCGCAGGCCCGCGCCGTGCTCGAAGGCCTGGCCGCCGACGTCGTGACCTTCAATCAGGTTACCGATATCGACAAGCTGGTCGAAGGCGGCTTCGTCGCAGCCGACTGGTCCACGCAGTTCCCCAATAACGCCGCGCCCTTCTACTCCTTCCCGGCCTTCCTGGTTCGGTCGGGCAATCCCAAGGGCATCAGCGACTGGGGCGATCTGGCCGCCGATGGCGTGCAGGTGATCTTCCCCAACCCCAAGACCTCGGGCAATGGCCGCTACACCTATCTGGCGGCCCGCGCCTGGGCGACCGAGGAATATGCCGGCGACGAGGCCAAGATCGAGGAATTCCTCACCAAGCTGTTCTCGAACGTTCCGGTCTTCGAGACCGGCGGTCGCGCTGCCACCACCGCCTTCACCGAGCGTGAACTGGGCGACGTGCTGGTCACCTTCGAGGCCGAAGTACTAAGCGTGCGCAAGCAGCTCGGCGCTGACAAATATGATGCCGTCATTCCGTCCGTGAGCTTCTTGTCCGAATTCCCGGTCGCCATCGTCGACAAGGTCGTCGATAGCCGCGGGAGCCGCGATCTGGCCAAGGCCTATCTCGATTTCCTCTTCACGCCGGAAGGCCAGGAAGTCGCAGCCGCCAATTTCCACCGTCCCCAGGACGCCGCCGTCCTCGCCGCCCACGCCGCCGACTTCCCCGAGGTTCGCCTCGTGACGGTGGAAGACGCTTATGGTGGCTGGAAGAAGGCCTCCGAGGAGCACTTCGCCGACGGCGGCCTGCTCGACAAGGTTTTTCTCAATCAGTAG
- a CDS encoding SLC13 family permease: MTLPQTFAFLIIGAMMVAFIWGRWRYDVVAVGALLAALALGVVPPTEAFSGFSDDIVIIVASALIVSATVSRSGIMELAIRRFAPNISTPRAQLILLVVVVTILSAFVKNIGALAIMMPIAFQMARKSGVSPSLFLMPMSFGSLLGGLMTQIGTSPNIIVSRVRQEMTGQAFGMFDYTPVGLALSIVGIIFLALCYRLLPERKREDSGLDRAIEIKNYTTEARVIEDSAAIGKTVGDIHASADGQAMITRLVSASGQGRTPLPDAKLRAGDILMIEGDPEALDKMVSQSGLIFSERRGAATKDAADIGIIEAVIGETSALIGATAQELTLFDRTGLNLLAVSRRDQRFTERLGQIRFQNGDVILLQGHLKRLPELLREWDCLPLVERGLRLGSVRNGLVPLLILLVAMAATALGIVPVAPAFFAAAVAMVLSRSIPLRDVYAQLDPPILIMLACLIPVSDSLRATGGTEIIASWLSMTASTLPGWGALALIMVAAMAVTPFLNNAATVLVMAPIAATFATDLGYAPEAFLLAVAIGAGCDFLTPIGHQCNTLVMGPGGYKFGDYWRLGAPLSLIVVLVGVPMLMLVWPF; this comes from the coding sequence ATGACTCTTCCGCAAACCTTCGCCTTCCTGATCATCGGCGCCATGATGGTCGCCTTCATCTGGGGGCGGTGGCGATATGACGTGGTTGCGGTCGGGGCCCTGCTCGCGGCGCTTGCCCTGGGTGTGGTGCCGCCGACGGAGGCATTCAGCGGCTTTTCCGACGACATCGTTATCATCGTCGCTAGCGCACTCATCGTGAGCGCCACGGTGTCACGCTCCGGCATCATGGAATTGGCGATCCGCCGCTTCGCGCCAAACATCTCCACCCCACGCGCCCAACTCATCCTGCTGGTCGTAGTGGTCACCATCCTCAGCGCCTTCGTCAAGAATATCGGTGCTTTGGCGATCATGATGCCCATCGCCTTCCAGATGGCGCGAAAATCCGGTGTCTCGCCTTCCCTTTTCCTGATGCCGATGTCGTTCGGCTCGCTGCTGGGCGGGCTCATGACACAGATCGGCACGTCGCCCAACATCATCGTCTCGCGCGTTCGCCAGGAGATGACCGGTCAAGCATTCGGCATGTTCGACTACACCCCGGTCGGTCTGGCCCTGTCGATCGTGGGCATCATCTTCCTCGCGCTCTGCTACCGGCTCCTGCCCGAGCGCAAGCGCGAAGACAGTGGCCTCGACCGAGCCATCGAGATCAAGAACTACACCACCGAAGCGCGCGTCATCGAGGACTCCGCCGCCATCGGCAAGACCGTGGGCGACATCCATGCCAGCGCCGATGGCCAGGCCATGATCACCCGCCTTGTCAGCGCCTCCGGCCAGGGCCGCACGCCCCTGCCCGATGCCAAGCTGCGCGCCGGCGATATCCTGATGATCGAAGGTGACCCCGAAGCCCTCGACAAGATGGTGTCGCAGTCCGGGCTGATCTTCTCCGAGCGTCGCGGCGCAGCCACCAAGGACGCCGCCGATATCGGCATTATTGAAGCGGTCATCGGCGAGACCTCCGCCCTGATCGGCGCCACGGCGCAGGAATTGACGCTGTTCGATCGCACCGGCCTCAACCTGCTCGCCGTCAGCCGCCGCGACCAGCGCTTCACCGAACGCCTGGGCCAGATTCGTTTCCAGAACGGCGATGTCATCCTGCTGCAGGGTCACCTCAAGCGCCTGCCGGAACTGCTTCGCGAGTGGGATTGCCTGCCGCTGGTCGAACGCGGCCTGCGCCTCGGCAGCGTACGCAATGGCCTTGTCCCGCTGCTCATCCTGCTCGTCGCCATGGCGGCCACCGCGCTGGGCATCGTGCCGGTCGCCCCGGCCTTCTTTGCCGCTGCGGTGGCCATGGTGCTGAGCCGCTCGATCCCCCTGCGCGATGTCTACGCCCAGCTCGATCCTCCCATCCTGATCATGCTGGCCTGCCTCATTCCGGTTTCGGACTCGCTGCGTGCCACCGGCGGCACCGAGATCATCGCCAGCTGGCTCTCCATGACGGCCAGCACGCTACCCGGCTGGGGCGCCCTCGCCCTCATCATGGTTGCTGCCATGGCGGTCACGCCGTTTCTCAACAATGCCGCCACCGTGCTGGTCATGGCGCCCATCGCCGCCACCTTCGCCACCGACCTCGGTTATGCGCCCGAGGCTTTCCTGCTGGCCGTCGCCATTGGCGCCGGCTGCGATTTCCTCACGCCCATCGGCCATCAGTGCAACACGCTGGTCATGGGACCCGGCGGCTACAAGTTCGGCGACTATTGGCGGCTGGGCGCACCGCTGTCGCTGATCGTGGTCCTCGTCGGCGTGCCCATGTTGATGCTCGTCTGGCCGTTCTAG
- a CDS encoding GlsB/YeaQ/YmgE family stress response membrane protein: MAFDGVGWLAAIIIGGLAGWLASMFMNAGGGVLKNVILGIVGAVLASLVFGLLGISFGGWIGYLIAGFIGACIIIFVGRAVAR; encoded by the coding sequence ATGGCTTTTGACGGCGTAGGTTGGCTGGCAGCCATCATCATCGGCGGTCTTGCCGGGTGGTTGGCCAGCATGTTCATGAATGCCGGTGGCGGCGTGCTCAAGAATGTTATTCTGGGTATCGTCGGCGCCGTCCTGGCGAGCCTGGTCTTCGGTCTGCTCGGCATCTCATTCGGCGGCTGGATTGGCTACCTGATTGCCGGCTTCATTGGCGCCTGCATTATCATCTTTGTCGGGCGCGCCGTAGCGCGTTAG
- a CDS encoding HPP family protein: MSSVLPFIKRFVPGLAPVSLGERLRASIGALIGILVTGLVASLALGGGTDVPLLIAPMGASAVLLFAVPTSPLAQPWSIIGGNTVSALIGVTCARYVGDPMVAAALAAGLAIAAMMALKCLHPPSGAVALTAVLGGPAIQAAGYGFVLWPVGVNSLLLLGAALLFNNLTGRRYPHLAPAVSNPHRTADPLPTGRLGVTSEDISAVLAQYDLVLPVATDDLEDILHRAEQRAYDRRSGGVTCAQVMSRDVQSVGPKTSLREALRHLREHHIKALPVVDLDNRVIGILTQTDLLDKADWGMSSTGSGLGWRLRAISNSDRALKGKVEDIMSAPVKAARPETHIAQIVPFMADAGLHHLPVVDADGRLVGMVTQSDVMAAMFAVSADAGPLAPAGPGLEG; this comes from the coding sequence ATGTCCAGCGTTCTTCCCTTTATCAAGCGGTTCGTGCCCGGCCTGGCGCCTGTCAGCCTGGGTGAGCGGCTGCGCGCGTCGATCGGGGCGCTGATCGGGATTTTGGTGACGGGCCTCGTGGCCAGCCTGGCGCTGGGTGGCGGCACCGATGTGCCGCTGCTGATCGCGCCGATGGGGGCGTCGGCGGTGCTGCTGTTCGCGGTGCCGACCAGTCCCCTGGCGCAGCCGTGGTCGATCATCGGCGGGAACACGGTTTCGGCGCTGATCGGGGTCACGTGCGCGCGTTATGTAGGCGATCCGATGGTTGCTGCCGCGCTGGCGGCGGGCCTGGCGATCGCTGCGATGATGGCGCTCAAATGCCTGCATCCGCCGAGCGGCGCGGTGGCGCTGACGGCGGTGCTGGGCGGGCCGGCGATCCAGGCAGCGGGCTATGGCTTTGTGCTGTGGCCGGTGGGCGTGAACTCGCTGCTGCTCTTGGGTGCGGCGCTGCTGTTCAACAATCTGACGGGGCGGCGCTATCCGCATCTGGCGCCGGCGGTAAGCAATCCGCACCGCACGGCCGACCCGCTGCCAACGGGACGGCTGGGGGTGACGAGCGAGGACATCAGCGCCGTGCTGGCCCAGTACGATCTCGTGTTGCCCGTCGCGACCGATGACCTGGAGGATATCCTGCATCGGGCCGAGCAACGGGCCTATGACCGCCGTTCCGGCGGGGTGACCTGTGCGCAGGTAATGAGCCGGGACGTGCAATCGGTCGGCCCCAAGACCAGCCTGCGCGAAGCGTTGCGGCATTTGCGGGAGCATCACATCAAGGCGCTGCCTGTGGTCGACCTCGACAACCGGGTCATTGGCATCCTGACGCAGACCGATCTGCTCGACAAAGCCGATTGGGGCATGTCGTCTACGGGTTCGGGGCTTGGCTGGCGGCTGCGCGCAATCAGCAATTCGGATCGCGCGCTCAAGGGCAAGGTCGAGGATATCATGAGTGCGCCGGTGAAGGCCGCGCGGCCGGAGACACATATTGCGCAGATCGTGCCCTTCATGGCCGATGCGGGGCTACATCACCTGCCGGTGGTGGATGCGGATGGGCGGCTGGTGGGCATGGTCACGCAGTCGGACGTGATGGCGGCGATGTTCGCTGTGTCGGCCGACGCGGGGCCTCTAGCGCCAGCCGGCCCTGGCCTCGAGGGCTGA
- a CDS encoding helix-turn-helix domain-containing protein, whose product MKPYLEHLTTADDASWAMLNRRLDDGIPFQWHHHPEFELTLTLNSRGQRFIGDHIGRYDEGDLVLIGPYLPHTWHSLERPDQAEPHVALVMWFLPEWAERLTANTELRSVGAMLARAATGLQFTPEAAAAVRPLIEDLFTQPPVERFLRLVTVLTRLADDRAATPLSVTAPELAPASADRGRIDRVLNHIHQHFAEPITIPQLADIAALSPSGLHRTFLRHTRQTVSQYLIRLRIGRACALLSSGATPIGTIAGEVGYDSLANFNRQFKALKGTTPREYRAAFLI is encoded by the coding sequence ATGAAGCCCTATCTGGAGCACCTCACCACCGCCGACGACGCGTCCTGGGCCATGCTCAACCGGCGCCTCGATGACGGCATTCCGTTCCAATGGCACCACCACCCCGAGTTCGAGCTCACCCTCACCCTCAATTCACGGGGCCAGCGCTTCATCGGCGACCATATCGGCCGCTACGACGAAGGCGACCTCGTCCTCATCGGCCCCTACCTGCCGCACACCTGGCATTCCCTGGAACGGCCCGATCAGGCCGAGCCGCATGTCGCTCTGGTGATGTGGTTCCTGCCCGAATGGGCCGAACGGCTCACTGCCAACACTGAGCTGCGCAGCGTCGGCGCCATGCTCGCCCGCGCCGCCACCGGCCTCCAGTTCACGCCGGAAGCCGCTGCGGCGGTCCGCCCGTTGATCGAAGATCTGTTTACCCAGCCGCCAGTCGAGCGCTTCCTGCGCTTGGTGACCGTTTTGACCCGCCTCGCCGACGATCGCGCCGCTACGCCCCTGTCCGTCACCGCGCCCGAACTGGCCCCCGCATCCGCCGATCGTGGCCGCATCGATCGCGTGCTCAACCACATCCACCAGCACTTCGCCGAACCGATCACTATCCCGCAGCTCGCCGACATCGCCGCCCTCAGCCCCTCAGGCCTGCATCGCACCTTCCTGCGCCATACCCGCCAAACCGTGAGCCAATACCTGATCCGCCTGCGCATCGGCCGCGCCTGCGCCTTGCTGTCATCGGGCGCCACCCCGATCGGCACCATCGCCGGCGAAGTCGGCTACGACTCGCTGGCCAATTTCAACCGCCAGTTCAAAGCGCTGAAAGGCACGACACCGAGGGAGTATCGGGCGGCCTTCCTGATCTAG